From the genome of Toxoplasma gondii ME49 chromosome XII, whole genome shotgun sequence:
TCACCTGCCGAGTCCCAGGACGGCACGACTGTTCAACCAGCAGcagaacaggaggaagatcctgcatgcgccatgTCCACAGTCAAGAGAAAGATGAAGGATCCCGACAAAGAAGGCAACCCGTTTGTGAACGGCGTGGCAAGCGTTGATAAGAAAATGGAtccggaagcagagagaagcgcgcggCCTACTACACTTGCGACGTTGTGCAATTCATACCAGCGTGTGGCTCCAGCGGGCTCAGAAGGCAGTGAAAGAAATGGGCATCCTGGCGCGGGAGAGCGCGGGAATCTGGAGACTGTGAGTGGGAtcaacacagagaagacgcaagcATCTTATCTCGCCGATCGGAATGGTTTCCTTTATGCGGTGGCAACTCACATTTTCACCACTGCGTTCACGGATTCCGAACAGCGTTCTGCCTCTGAACTGGCGAATaccttcgcttctgccctACCCTCGTCACCATGCCCGGCTGCCGATCCACCTTCGCCCGCTCAAAACTCGAAGGGCACCTGTTCGACTCCTGCCGCGTCCGCGTCTGCTGCGAGTCGTCAAAAGGCTCTATCATCTCTCACCATGCCTCTATGGGCCTCTCCGTCAAGCCGCGGGAGTCGCGCGGCGCCAGGGGATCGGTCCTGGACCTACAGCCGCCTATGCATTCTCCTGGCGGGCCTGTCTCGAACAGGAGTGATTTATCCGCCGTTGTTCTACGCACTGAAGCCCATGGTCGTggcgcttcgcctccagtTTCCCCCACCCATGCTGGCGGCTCTGCTCGTTTCCTACGCCCATCTTGGGCCTGCAGACGAGACCGGTTTCGTTGACCTCTTTGGTACCTTAGGCCGGGAATTAGTCAAAGGCGTTAGAGGAATGGACGTCGCCGTCGTGGGCGTTGCAGCGAACGCCTTCGCAAATGCTGGTGTCCTCCACCAGGAATGGTTCGCAGTCGTGGCCGAGGTAagtggtgcatgcagaacagGCAGAGTGAGAACGAGagggggaaacagagaaacagaaatggaagcgagagagacgggaacGCTTTGTGCGAAGGGCAGCGTTGCGAAACCGTGTGCCTCTCGCGCGGTGGGAGGCGAGGGTCGCCGCCTTGCCCCTCGATCCAGCTGGCACCCACAAGCTGGTggacgaaacagacagagagttCTCTCGGCTGCGTCTCGTCTATGCATGTCTTATTTTTCCAATATGTCGGCAGGCGCTTTCCCGTGTCGAGgactgctgtctctttctaACAGGTCTCTCTCAAAGGAGATGCAGGAAGACAATGGGAATGAGCTTTTCGTGGGTCGAAGGTCTTGCTTCCCTGTTAGGGCCAAAACAAGGCCCCGCACTGAGGGCTCTGCGTGGATCTGTCTCCGCAGATGGCTTGACACGGTGGCGTGCACTGGATGCAAAAAGCGACGCTGGCAAAGCTCTCATTTACacatgtatgtgcatgcatctcctTTGAATGCGTGTGTGTCAGACGTTCCCATCTCGCATGCCACTTTGCTCGCCCCGTCTTCTCGGCATGATTGCGAATGCTTACGTGAGGCTAGGCCTCGTCGACGACcctctcctgccttctctgttccaCTGTGCGCGCCAGGTAGGAACTCAAAGTGCAAGACAAGAGGACCGAATAGACACAAGAAACGCATGTATAGTTCTTTCTTCCATGTTGTCTCCTGTCTACGTTCGTGCACAGGATTCAGTCACCGTAGAATTTCAGGCCTCGTCTCCTTTACACAGGCTGTGCGGAGGTTTCCCACTCCTACGCGCAGACACGTACGCAGGCAGGCATCTAGCTCGGCGTGGTGCAGTCTAGAGGGTATAACAGAAATCAGCTGGTGATGCAAGCGCGAAAACGGAGGCGCGGTCGGTTGTCGAAATCTCGCATAATACCATTTCCCCCTTTTGTCCGGAGTGGCATCAAACTGTAGAGATTTGCCGGTTTTGTTGTTGCAGCGTCTTCCAGAGTGTGACTGGCATACGCTTGCTCTTCTGTTTCAAGCGTCGACAAAGGTAAAGACTCTGGAACACACTCTCGGGTCCAGCGAGGAGTCTCTCTGCATTGCGAGTGGAGTGTTTTCCACGGTGTCAACTAGAAAGGACTCTTTGTTATGAAGGCAGAGCTTCACTGCAGTTTCTGCACTTTTGTTTGTCAATGCAAACGTCGCTGGAACTTTGACACTCGAACCgcaagacaaggaagagctCAGTATGTACACATGTGTGCACTGGCATTTTGGAAAGAGCAATGAGAGCCGGAGCAGGCAAAACGTGATGCTAGAGACGAACGTCCTCTCCGGATCATCAGGCATTGTGAGAAGCATGCTTCGGCTAAGTGTGGCACATCTCTCTGTGTTGGTTTCCAATTCTCTTATACCGTCGCCAGATCGGTTCTACCTACAGCGGCTTCAGTCGCGAGGCTGCCGACAGTGTCTGTCACGCTCTAGAACAAGAAGCACCGCGACACCCGGTCAAATCTGAAGCACGAAAATTTCTACTTTCCTTCAAGAACAATCCCTCCAAATGCGCTCCGTCTGTATTCCCGTCTCGGTCCAagctttcctcttcttctgagtCGATAGGGAATGAGCTTGAGGTGAATGTAACCAGGAATGAAGAACATTCGTTGGTGCGTCAGAGGTGTGATAACGTAGGTGGACCTTCGAGTGACTTGTCTGCCATGGAGTTAAGTGACCGACAGTTTTCCATTCGCGGCGAACTGGCTTCCACGTCAGCTTTCATCCTTTGTTACGCTCTGGCGAAGGCAAAAGGTCTTCTCAGCTCCACGCCTTCTCTAAGGAAAGGTGCATCTgggagggaaggcgagatACAGCAAtgcgagaaggaggaaatcTGGCAACTGCTGCTTGCCACAGAACTCACGCAAGTTGTGACACGCTTCGTCCCCAGCTGCAGATCCTTCGCAGAAGTAGCCAATACGTCTAGCGCGGTCGCCAGGTTCATAGAACTGAGAGAGGAAATGCTTTcaagagagggcagagagcAGGACAGCCTTCAACGCGAGACGAAAGTGTGTGGCGAGATGGTTGgaaacgacgagaagaacaaCACCTCGAACGAGGCATGGAAGAGTTCGACAGTCGCGTGTGCGGCTGACACACCGCGGGACAGAGCAGAAGGCTGTGCGGACCCTTCCGTCATTCGAAAGAAGTTGACCAAGTGAGATTCAAAGTGATGAAAGGCGCGGACAGATGAAATCTGTGGAGATTATGCTTGTTGTGTATCACGCTGTTTCATGTGTCGAATCTGCCCAAGTCATCGAGACAGGTTCTCAGAATGCTTTTCTGTCCACCTCTGTGACGTAGCTAGAGGACAAATCGTACGGTCGGCCTCGATGTTGCTCCCTAGTTCTGCAAGACTCCTTCATGTACTGTAGAAATACATGAGCGCTGGTTGGTGATCTTGGCGGATAGTCAAGTCTCAACCACAAACCGGCCCTTAATAGTGGAGCAACCATAGAGAACATTCGGGTGATATGTCGTCGTTCTCCCGTGTATGTCGTGTAGACGTTGCGTGTGGGGTTTTGGAGCAGACAGATTGACGGTCGCTTGACAATTAACGTTGACGTGTGTTCTTGTGTCAGCCAGATTCTGATTGCACTGGGGCTTCTGAAAATAATTGTGCATGGATCTCGGTGGCAAAGACTATGTTTTTTCCATTTCACTGGTATacgccttctgggcgtgctgcgtctctcgttttctctttctgcagctACCTGATCTCTGCGTGTGAGGCATATTTTCAAGCCGTTGAGGACCACCTGAGTTCCTTCCGAACACTTAAAAATGCCAGTCTTGGGCCACCCGAGGTAGGAAACAAAAGGGTGGTACAACCTTGGTCTTAATGAAAGGTCCTCAGTCGACGTTTGTGGCTAGAGCTATGAGACGAAAAGATAAGCGTATTTGCCTCTCGTGGTTTTCTCACGTTCCGCCTAAAGTGGACGTTTCACCCCTCTGCTATGGAAAGCCGGCATACCTCACAGACTCTGTTTATGGACCCGATGGCCACTCGCGCACTTACTTGCGGCTGGTATGTGGTGCTTCCCCACTGGATGAGGTTCTTTCGTTATTCTGATGTGCATTGCCCTGTGCTCTGGACAGCTCCATAAGCTTATCTGTGCGTTCCACGCTCTTCATCGGGCGAAAGGAGTGTCGCGTGCCACGCCCCGAAGGATGGTGGTTCTCGAGAGAATGATGTGCGACAACTCGGATCTCTTCCATGAAATGACCCTGCTACCTCTACGACAAATGGTACGTGTTCTTCGGCGAGGTAGACAAAAGTAGTCGGGAAGTGAGAGAGCGTTGACAGCCGCTGTGGAGGAACAAAGGTCCTAATATTCTTGTCACCGGCATTTGTCCGTATCTAAGGAGCGCGGCCAACAACTGAGAGCCTTCAGGGTCTACTGTACTCGTGAGGATGATCCTGTGAAAAATGCATGAGGTTCAGATTGAAATTGCCATAACggtttcgctttctttcatAGGCGTCCTGAGGCTGTGCACCGTCTTCCACCGGATTCCTTCTGGAGCAGTGTGTCGGGGCGCTAGCGTGTGTGAAGACACGAAGGGCCTCTTCTAAAGGTTCCGAAGAGGATACACGTGACTCACGATTCAATTAACCCTGAGTCGTCACTGTTGGATATACAGGAGCTAGTCCAGTGGCGGGTCGTGGGAAATCGGACTGTTTTTTGCGAGACAGGCCTGCATGTATGTTTGACACTGCAGCACATTCTCAGTCTGCTGCTGGAAATGCCGGTGTTGTTTCTCTCGGTTGTATTCTGTCCTCAGGCTGCAGCAGTGAGCTACCTTGGCATGGATAATGATGATATAATACAAACGTTTGTGATGCTTCAGCAAAAGcgcaaaaagaagaaggtaGCTGGTGTTCTTGCGGCTCCAGCACTGTCGGGCTGAGCAGGAATACATTTCCTGCACTGGAAAAACTTGGGGGATATCCGAAGGAACCTTCAGCTGCGGCGCCATCCAGCTAAGCAGTTCGTGCCCTTGGAGCATCTGTGAATCCTTTGTCTTCACCACAAATCGGCTGAGCAGTGGACTATAAGTGTGTTTTGGCTCGTCCGCAACTTACTCTTTTTCAAACCGAAAGGCTGCCACCCGCGTTCTGAGTAAGCACCGTCCTCGCGGATGGTTGAAAGAGTGGAACAGATCGTGTAGTGAACGTAGTCGGCTGTGAAGGCGTACGCAGAATGACCTTGCGCTATTCCGGCAGGCAGCGATGAGATTTCTGTAGATTTGGTGAGTGTCGGCTGGACAATTGAACATCGTGAGAGTACTTAAGGGGCGTATAGAGGTAGCCGTAAGTATCTGTCACCGTCCTTCAGTCTCTGCTGCAAGACCGGCAGATACTAGTATTCAAGCAGGAATTTGCCAAGCAAAGAGACTCCGCTATCATTGTTTACAGAAACGAAATTGTTCTTTTGACGAAAAGGGCCACAGGCAACTACAAAGCTTTTAGCACGTGAACCcacatgtgcatatgtgGCAACCCACCCGCTTTCAAAGGTCTGCCGGCCATTGTCAGAACTATCACAGACTGAGAGCATGGTGCACGATGAGCAGGCTGCGATGAACCGATATGGGGGTCGCGGTCCTGCCAGAACTTGTACACAAACAGTGCCTCTACGTTAATCTCCCTGTGCATGTCGTTAATGGAAATTGGAGACTAGTGCAGCACGTTGCAATTGCTGGGAAGTGGAACGTTCAAGAAAATTTTAGCATTTCTATGGAGGCACTGTGGAGATGAACCACTTAAGTGATCTCCATCACATACCTAACGCCGATTGTTAGGGCAATACAGCGTCATCTCCGTGAAGCCGTTTGCCCTCAGATCACTGCGCAGGATGTTGGTGTAAAGTACAAACGACTCCAAACAGGCTCGTCTGGGGTTAGATATGGCGACCGCAGGATCAGAAACACTGCCCGGATGTGCGAGTCAACTAGTCCTCCCCAAGTGCTTTTTCGCGGCGCGACAGCgcctgacgaagaagatccTCTGACAAAGCGTTTTCTCCCAGTCTTGTGTTTGGCTCCGTCAGCGGCCACCGCTGATTCAGTGATGCTTCTTGTTGATGCCATTCGAAGTCCAGCTCCGGCCCCAGGGGACTGTGATATACTGGGTGAAAGCGGAGATGGTCAGGAGGAGAAACCTGCATAACCTGAAAGAAAGCGTAGGCGTCAGTGGACTGCAACCTTGTAAGGTTCGGTTTAATAGCGTTTTAGGCAGTTCAGTGGTATGCAGGTCCAGGGCGGCACACTCGCACGTCATCGAATGCCTCGTAGCTTCCGAGCTACTCCAACACTAAGTCATGCAGGTTGACGAAATGAGCCGGCTTGAAGTGGATCGGAAAACAATTAAGGACTCTCTACATCTGAATAGAGAGAAGCAGGCTTCTGTCGATTCCGTGACCTCGAGATGGACATTTCTGGTCGGCCTGTTTGTATCACCCACCTGCACATCGACGTGGCCTCGGCCAAACTTGATCTCGGATTCAATTGTTCTCCGCACACCGGCGTCCGGCGCTAGCACAGTGTCTTTAGCTTCTAGGTATCCGCGATTTTCTAGTGAAATCATTCCCTACACATGGTACACGCCGAGACAACCTCCCCTCGATTGCATTGTTGTCAATCCCCCGTGTCTGTAATAAAAGAGCCTGCACACTTTGTGAAACCATCAAGTAGCTACGACATATAAAGAcgggacagagaaaaagtggTGGTGGTGGTGTCTTCATTACGTTTACTGCTTGCATTGGACACGAGGGGAGTACAAGGAAGTCAGATATTGACAATTTTCGCTCATCCATCGTAGCGCGACCTTAGATGGTCGAAGAGGCCAAACAAAAAAAAGGTGAAAATAAGCAGAAGTTACCGAAACCCGCCTCACGTACTTCCTTAGCAAGAATGTACGTGCTCGCCAAAATCTTGCATCTGTCTTGCGCTATGATATGACGCTGCGCAATAATCTCTCCGCTGATTGACTGAACGACAGATCCAGCGCCACAGTAAATGTCCCCGTACGCGGATCCGATTGCTGAGAACAAAAAACAAACATGCACTCAGAGCACGCTCATCTGTGTTTCCGACTGAAATCGTCGTCTGGTCCGTTTCGTACGGTCGTCTGCCCTATGTAGCGTACGGGATGTGCATGAATTCGTTCTGCCTCCCCATACAATCAAAACGCAACCTGCCttggaggagaaaaagactcCCTTTTGTCAGTTCTTCCCTGGCGTCATGTTGGTTATCTTATTGAGAAGGTGGATGAACGCACTCTGGACTTTCTTAGCGACAATACTGCTGTTTAAATTGGCCCGCAAAAACCATAAACGGGTTACGATGAAGAGGAACCCAAATGGTATCTTACCTTCTGCCGACACGACTGCTCCGTTCATCACGTGCAAGCTCTCTCGCTGAACTGTCAGCCAGTGTCGAACCCTAACTTCGGCGCCACCACTTATTTCTGCTCCTCCGTTAACCATTAGATCTCCACTGGCGCCAGCAAGCGTGCTCCCTGTTCTGACGTATAGATCTCCGCAATAAATGCTCCCTGTGCGGAACGAAGTACCGAAAAACAAATTCTTTATAGTATGTGTCTCAACGAGAAGATCGGCATAACTCGTGGTCGCTGCGCAGGTCCCTCACTTTCATGGGAGAGGGTGAAATCTCGGCTTCTGCGGTTTGTGAAGCAGTCCATGTACATCATGGGCTGCAAGGGTTCGCCATGTGGAAACCCACTGGAAGTAATTGCTGGCTCAAATTTCGAGCCGTCTAAGGTTAGCTACGAAGCCAAAAGAAGCTCGACCTACGGTATCATCATCTACGTCAGCCATCGTTTGCACCGACATTACCCCTGCCTCACACACCGGTTTATTTTTTGTCACTACTCACCTTTGTGGACCTCAAGGTTGCTGTGCacaagaagggagagaacactGTCTACCGTCACGTCGCCCAGCCTCACTTCTACGAGTCCGCCCTTGAACAGTTGAAGGCTGCCGCCACCGGAAACACGAATGCCTCCCTTGCCAAAAACAGTGAGCTTAGATCTGCCTGCAAGTTGGGAGAAAGTGTTGTTGAGGTACACCTGACCCCCGACGAGTATCGACGAGCGGACAGCTGCCAGAGCCGGGAGTCGAACACGCGTTGAGTTCTTTTCCTCCACGTTGCTCAGCATGTCATCTGTCAAGGAGACATCCTCACCATCTGAATCGAACACAGGAATATTCCACACTCTTGGCAAGCCTTGAGCATCGGAAGTCCCGTGTGATGAGTCCCCATTTTCTTCGGAGTCGCTGTCGAACTGCGTCTGATTCAACAAAAGGGGCTTCCGTTCATGTTCATCAAGCCTCCTGTGCACTTGCAGTAGCCCTGATGTGTTGTGCCACTCAGTGGCCACAGAGAGGCTTGAACTGaggtttgtttcttcttcctctaccTCGTCTacctgcttcttttcttgtgtGTCGTCTTGAGCACCCGCAGGTCCGCCACTGTTTCCTGGCAGCACAGTctcaggcgaagaagaaagcataATTCCTTCTTCCACGCTGGTGGCATCCTTAGTTTCCTCGCCCGGAAAACCGAAGTCGTCTTCCATCTCCGCATCGTCTGTCGTGTCCTGCTCACTGTCGGTATCCGTTTCAGGCACCGGTGAAGGCTCCGTTTCGAGCTGCGCTCGAGTTATCCCGTCCGACTCAGTGAAGTATCTCCCTGAGGCTGCGAGACTACCGTTGACCTGTAAGTGAGCCTCGTTCAAAATAATGCTGCTTCGCGCGACCAGCCCTCCCCGTTTAACCTGTAAATCCGAATTGGTAACTTCTACCATTCCATCGACCACGAGCAAAGGAACTCGGTCAACGACCATTGTGCTGCTATGCGCTAATTTCAGCGCATGCCTGACGTGAGCTGTCTCTGTGGGTGCCGTATGGAGGAAGCCGTTCGATTCCAGCTTTACGAAGCCGGCGTCAAACACTCTGCCAGCAATCCGGGCATTTGAGCCGTCAAAAAGTGTTAGTGCTGTAGAGTTGAAGCTTCCCATGACTAGAAGTTCTGAGGCTTCCACAAGGGAAACTAGGCTGATCGCATCCAGAGAACCGCCAACAACAGCTTCCGACAGATTGTCCAGGACCACTGATGACGTTAAAAGATTGCTGGTGAAGTAGATGTCGCTGGCCGAAGCTTTGAAAGTGAAGGGCAACACACAGCAGACATGCAGCGCCGTGGTTATCTTACCTGTGTTGACTGTGACAACAGTATGGAAAGACGAAAATGGCACATGGGAAATTAGATAAGAATTCTCGTTAATGACGCAACCAATGTGCTTCCTCAGTCACTCCAATACGACAGTCAACCCATTTACTTGAGATATGCACTGAACTTCAATTCAGGCCTGTCAGAGGAGTCAACCAGACTTACCTTGTGTATCGAAAGCGATATGTCCTGGTCCGGTTTGATAGAAGTAAGAACCACCTCGAACATACAAGTTGCTAAATAAGTTCAGACTGAGGCCGCCTAATGTGACGATCGAGGCATCTCTGGTGATCAGCCCCGCCGCCCCAGTATCAGATAAATAGTTGCCACAGACCGAGTTCAATCTTGAGGCACCGTATATCTCTGACGCGTCAGCACGGATATTTCCGAAGACGACCATTTGTGACGATCGAGAGATAACAAGCTTGCCAGATACAACGTCTCCGACTGGAGCAGGCGTTTCCGGCCAATCCATCACACGTTCGGTAATTCCAGCCTCGTCATTGACGCCTTCAGTCGCCGGCACACCATCCGTGCCCAATATCGGGCAGTTGATTTCAACGGTAAGAGTTTTCTTCCTGTTTGAATCCGCGTATGCCAGTCCTGCGGCCTGAAGTGTCGCCCGGTCACTTGATACCCACTTGTCCATAGGCTCGTACGTGCGCCTGAAGAAGACCAGATGATTTATGTGCTTGCCGAGTTTCTTTTGAATTTTCTCCTCAATATCTTTGGCGGATATGGGCGGTTCGATGTCGTCCCCCCTATTTTCAGAAGGCCCATGCTCCTTTCCGCCACTGCTAGGAAGCTGCCCTGTCAATGTTGCGCGAACGGCCTCTCGCGCGCCTCGCATCCCAACTAGCACCTCGGCTCCGGAATCTAAAAGCACTTCAGTAGCTGTCAAAGACCCACCAATCTGAACACTTCCTGAGACGAATAAGGAAGCACCTTCAAACTTGAGTGATCccaagcgaggaagagagtgcAAAAGACAGCGGTTCAAAAGGTAAGGAGTGGGCGAGTCAAACACCCGGGTGCCGTTTACCCCTGCAGGCATCGCGCACATACCAGTACGGTGGAGTCCTCTCACAGAGTTAGATATAAAATTAGAAACCAGATGTTCAACGACAAACATAGCAGAAGTCGGGTCTTCTGACTTCCTATCAGAACAAGAGTTTGCCGTCTCGTTGTGCAAACACGTTTGTTCCACCATAAGGCAAACCATATGTTGTCAAACCCACGTTAACTAGTCTTGTCGTAAAAGtattgtctctctcttgttgtgTGTATAGGAGCATCCAGAATGCTGAACGCCAAACTGCAACTGGCATTTCAACTTCGGCTTCCATAGGCAGCTCACCAGGCATGACGCTGAGGCGACCATCGACATGCAGATTTCCACACAGGGTCAAGTTGCCCTGCAGAACGTACTGGTGACAGTCCCGGAGAACGAGCGCATTCTCTTCAGTATCTTCGAAGTAATCGGGTTTATTCTCGCGCTGAATATTTGCCGACGAGAAGTGGCCATACCTGGAAGTTAGTAACCCCATCATAGCGTCTCACAGTTGAAtaatattatatatatatatatatatatatataaatgtttAGGGGGCGCGATGCGCAAAAcgcctgcgtctccctcAAGCTTCTAGTTGAACATTTGAGTCATTTCTGCGCTATTTGGGTGCCCGGATTCGGGCTACAACAACCACCGACTCAATAGTTAAATGctgcggcagagaagaaaaacagaaagttTCTAGCCACGGCATTCTCAGAAAGGGGCCGCCAGAGACTTTCCTCATCACGCTTACCGAATCACGGCTGCGGGGAAGTACGAGGGGTGCCGAACATGAAACGATTTGTAGTTGAGACATAGGGAGTCCGAATGTGCCAGCAAAGGAGAGCTCAAGAGAGCGTCGGGCACTCTCGATTTGAGTTCCAAACTAATGCCATACTGCAGAACAGTTTCAGCCCTGACACGTTGCCCTGCAAAagtgagaagagaggagggaagtgGAGTTACTCGTAATAATTCGCATGCAATACTTTAAAGGTTCGCGTATGCTCTGTATGAAAGACGCAAGAACTGGATGTGCCAACGGCTAATACGGTCCGGTCCGTTGAGATGGGGACGGGATTGAAGTTCATACTTTGATACGCCACACCATAGTTGTCGACAGCAGCTCTGGCAATGCCTTACTGTGGATTGTGGATGCATACTCCCATTCCTAGAAACACAAGTTGCCTACTCCCTTCACATTTCTCCTTGAGCATTTCTCGTGTGGGTCGGAGGCACACGAAGTACGTAGGACTACACGGCTCTACAGAGACCGTAACAGTTTCAGTCAAAGTTTGAGATACACTTGAAAAGAATAGACATGAGCGCGGCGACACAAGACCCACAGGCAGCAATCATCTTTTGCgatgcttcttttctgcagcaGTCGCTGTGCCCGCTCAATACGACTGAATATGAATTCTTCATGCCTACCTCGATCATCGTTGCCGTTTCCACCCAGGCTTTGTCCATCGCCAATAGCGATCCAGCTCCAGATTGCCAAGATCAGAATAGTGGAAGCCCAAGGCATGGCGTCGGGGAGTGCAGTTGCAGGGAAGATAACAAAACGACACACTTGGGTAGCTTAGGAACCAAAATGCAGGTTATCGCCCGGTCTTCTGCTGTCAGCCGGCCTATccctttcgcgtttttcaaTCAGTGAAAAGAAACCCGCCTGGCCTTTTCTTAAGAAACAGAAAGTGAGAAAGGAGCAGGTGGCACCAACAGGGGAAGTCTGCTATCTCAGTCGACGCTAACTCCTGATAACTAGGTTAACAGATTGAAATATGACTCAAGTCTGTGAAATACTCGCGAATGTGGCATTCGCCTTCATGAAACAGTAGAGCCGAaacaagcgagaaaaaaagaggtgAAAAGGAACGGAATATCATGGACAGCGATGCTCATAAACCATTTCGATTGGCCCTTCATGGCCTTGAGAGCGACCAGGTGCGAAGACTATACGACACGCCTCTTGGAGAATGCCGAGCGCATAAATGTGGACCCGCTTAGTCCACAGTACGTGCAAATGCTTCAGAATACAGTTTGCTCATATTATCATACTATCGTCGTACGTCAACAGTTAGAAAAAATAAATAACTTCAGACGAAATTTGAAGAGCTGGCTTGCAGCAGCACTTCACACACGAGCGAGATCGGCTGCAGATCCCACGTCAACCCATGGTGTCATGGGCTgattgtttttctttttgaaGGGCCAACTGTACTATACCGTCGCTTCGAAAGCTCCCTCAACATTTTTGAGTTGTTTCGCTCTGTCCATTTCCTCTCGTCTGGCTGCTGCATCCTTCGTTCATGCACATCCTGTGTTGTCATCGACGCACAGTGGAGCTTGGTAACAGTTGAAAGGAATATTGATCACACTGGTGGCACTCGATACCGTGGTGCCTAGCAAAACAAAACCGACACAACAGGCATTTCTCTTCCATAAACCAGGAGGAAGCATTTGCTACGCTGCATCTAAATGGCTTTTGTGTCGGAAGGCCGTTCAAGACACAACGAGATGCGGCGGAACAGCATGTTTTCCATTCACGTGGAGAGCAGTTGTGAGAAGCGTATCCACCAGCGTTGTGTGATGTCTTAGTCATTCAGTTACATCTTCGACGTTTGATGGCATTAACCGGGAAGTCAGCTCGTTTTTTCTAGGCAGCGACCGCCAATGCCTCGATCGCTGGAGGCTATGTAGAGGGTCAAGTAAAATTCCCTGTGATGTGGTCCGGGGAACCATGTTACGACACTGCCGAAGTGGAGCAAACTGCACTCATCCGAAGGGGACCCCTACGGAATTTGCAATATCTTTGTGGCTGGCAACATATATCTCTTCTTAGCAACGCCACACTGTCTGTGTTTGCTAAGACGAAGCGGTACATCCTGGCAGTAACGCGCACGGAAGATTCGCGGCTCTTCCTCCTATCTTCAGGTGTTGTCGTTTGATGGAAGCTGTGCTTGAGAAGTCTCCTATGCGCCCAGCACATCTGGACACTTGTTCCCCAAAAAAAGTCGCGCAGTCGCTCCGAAAAATCAAATGTTCAAACCATTGTGATCTCTTAAGAACAGAGGAGATTAAAAATGAACAGTTAAGGTCTAATCAGTATCTCGAAGAAACTGGGGAATCCGATTCTGGCGGGGCCAGAGCTGTGTGGGAAACAGAAATTCTGGGGGACAGAAACAAAACCGAGCGGCATATCAGTCGGCTGTCCAGCTTCTCATCAACAATCAAGAACATAGTTTCGTGATTGCACACAGCgcaaagacaggaaaaaatcaaaacgaagaaaagtaTCCTTTTACTTTGCCATCATCATTTTAACGAACTCCTCGTAGTTGATCTGG
Proteins encoded in this window:
- a CDS encoding hypothetical protein (encoded by transcript TGME49_249230) — translated: MPWASTILILAIWSWIAIGDGQSLGGNGNDDRGQRVRAETVLQYGISLELKSRVPDALLSSPLLAHSDSLCLNYKSFHVRHPSYFPAAVIRYGHFSSANIQRENKPDYFEDTEENALVLRDCHQYVLQGNLTLCGNLHVDGRLSVMPGVNGTRVFDSPTPYLLNRCLLHSLPRLGSLKFEGASLFVSGSVQIGGSLTATEVLLDSGAEVLVGMRGAREAVRATLTGQLPSSGGKEHGPSENRGDDIEPPISAKDIEEKIQKKLGKHINHLVFFRRTYEPMDKWVSSDRATLQAAGLAYADSNRKKTLTVEINCPILGTDGVPATEGVNDEAGITERVMDWPETPAPVGDVVSGKLVISRSSQMVVFGNIRADASEIYGASRLNSVCGNYLSDTGAAGLITRDASIVTLGGLSLNLFSNLYVRGGSYFYQTGPGHIAFDTQVNTGKITTALHVCCVLPFTFKASASDIYFTSNLLTSSVVLDNLSEAVVGGSLDAISLVSLVEASELLVMGSFNSTALTLFDGSNARIAGRVFDAGFVKLESNGFLHTAPTETAHVRHALKLAHSSTMVVDRVPLLVVDGMVEVTNSDLQVKRGGLVARSSIILNEAHLQVNGSLAASGRYFTESDGITRAQLETEPSPVPETDTDSEQDTTDDAEMEDDFGFPGEETKDATSVEEGIMLSSSPETVLPGNSGGPAGAQDDTQEKKQVDEVEEEETNLSSSLSVATEWHNTSGLLQVHRRLDEHERKPLLLNQTQFDSDSEENGDSSHGTSDAQGLPRVWNIPVFDSDGEDVSLTDDMLSNVEEKNSTRVRLPALAAVRSSILVGGQVYLNNTFSQLAGRSKLTVFGKGGIRVSGGGSLQLFKGGLVEVRLGDVTVDSVLSLLVHSNLEVHKGSIYCGDLYVRTGSTLAGASGDLMVNGGAEISGGAEVRVRHWLTVQRESLHVMNGAVVSAEAIGSAYGDIYCGAGSVVQSISGEIIAQRHIIAQDRCKILASTYILAKEGMISLENRGYLEAKDTVLAPDAGVRRTIESEIKFGRGHVDVQVMQVSPPDHLRFHPVYHSPLGPELDFEWHQQEASLNQRWPLTEPNTRLGENALSEDLLRQALSRREKALGED